Proteins encoded in a region of the Mycolicibacterium duvalii genome:
- a CDS encoding magnesium transporter CorA family protein, producing MTHIRGRIWVDGQPRDGFDFFALSEYLATENTLAWCDIDAPDHATLRDLAHEIGLNEWAVEDTLAEAERTKAMVYKTHTFFTVYGVTVSQAPLTAEFSESLLTMHRISVFVLPRGVITVRLGSGYDIEQVSRRFDELGGQKYGAGALVHGLLDVVVDGHFDAVQALDDAIESLEDDLFAERAPRKGVQRKTFQLRKDLVALRRAVLPMREVVTVIQHRRMDATSTAVELDPVYADLYDHVLRVSEWTESLRDMITTVFETNLSLQDARLNIVMKKLTGWAAIIAVPTAITGYYGQNLAYPGVNTVGGFVVSSALIVVLVVVLYLTFKKRDWL from the coding sequence GTGACCCACATCCGTGGCCGGATCTGGGTGGACGGCCAGCCTCGCGACGGGTTCGACTTCTTCGCCCTGTCGGAGTATCTGGCCACCGAGAACACGCTGGCCTGGTGTGACATCGACGCCCCCGACCACGCCACGCTCAGAGATCTCGCCCACGAGATCGGGCTCAACGAGTGGGCGGTCGAGGACACGCTGGCCGAGGCGGAGCGCACCAAGGCCATGGTGTACAAGACGCACACGTTCTTCACGGTGTACGGGGTGACCGTCAGCCAAGCCCCGCTGACCGCCGAGTTCTCCGAATCCCTGTTGACCATGCACCGCATCTCGGTGTTCGTGCTGCCGCGCGGCGTGATCACGGTGCGGTTGGGGTCGGGCTACGACATCGAGCAGGTGTCGCGACGGTTCGACGAGCTCGGCGGCCAGAAGTACGGGGCCGGCGCACTCGTGCACGGCCTGCTCGACGTCGTGGTCGACGGTCACTTCGACGCCGTACAGGCACTCGACGACGCCATCGAGAGCCTCGAGGACGATCTGTTCGCCGAGCGTGCACCGCGCAAAGGTGTGCAGCGCAAGACGTTCCAGCTGCGCAAGGATCTGGTCGCGCTGCGCCGCGCGGTGCTGCCGATGCGTGAGGTGGTCACCGTGATCCAGCACCGCAGGATGGACGCGACCAGCACCGCCGTCGAGCTCGACCCGGTCTATGCCGACCTGTACGACCACGTGCTGCGGGTCTCCGAGTGGACGGAGTCGTTGCGCGACATGATCACCACGGTGTTCGAGACCAACCTCAGTTTGCAGGATGCCCGGCTCAACATCGTGATGAAGAAGCTCACCGGGTGGGCGGCGATCATCGCCGTCCCCACCGCCATCACCGGCTACTACGGCCAGAACCTGGCCTATCCGGGCGTGAACACCGTCGGCGGCTTCGTGGTCAGCAGCGCCCTGATCGTGGTGCTGGTGGTGGTGTTGTACTTGACGTTCAAG